A region of the Candidatus Kryptonium sp. genome:
CAGCGTTCGTAAGCTTAAACTCAAGTCCCATAAATTCAGTCTTACCAATGATGTATTGGATCGGCTCTTTTTTTAATCTCCTTTTTATCAATTCTCTTAAAATCTCAAGTTCGCCTTTGGTCAATGGCTTATCAAAATTTACATATAGATCAACCCGTTTGCATTTAAGGACATGACAAAGCAAAAGCTCAATCGTTAATCTTGCTTCATCAATTCCTTTTTGCTTAAAGTAATTTGTTCCCCAGTTTATTATGTCAATTATTCGCCAAGTTCTCGTTCCGATTTCATTCATTTTTGATTTCTTTCAAAAGTTTAAGAATTCTTGTTGTATGTGAACCATCCCAATAAATTTTCCCACACTTTGGACATTGATAAAACTCATCAAATGATTTCGCGGTTTCCTCAGGGATAAGGTTCATCACGCTTGATTTTTCAACCTCAACAATTTCGGTGTTGCAAATTGAACAGCGCGAAAACAAGTTTGTTTCCGTGTCAAGATTTAATTCCCTTACGATCTCAGTTAACTGCTCTTTAAACCTCTCTGACTTCACGATATAGAAATTTTTAGCACCAAGTTCTTCAGCAATTCTCCTGCTTCGCGTGATAAAGATCCGTCCTTCTTCATTTGCAATCTTTACAAGTTCCTTTGCCGAAAGATTTGGATCATAAATCGTGTCATATCCAATTAATCTTAACCATCTTGCAAGTTTGCCAAGCATAACATCTGCAACGAATTTCATGAATCTGAATTTTTTGTTTTTCAGGTTTAAAAATAAAAAATTAACAATGGATTTGCAACACACTGAATGAAAACTTATCTTCGGAAAAGATGCGAAAAACACACAAAACCGCCATCGTTATAATTCCACCTGAAGATGTATGGACGCCCATTCAAAAAATAAGAAAGCAATACGACAGACAATTCAGAAGATGGATGCCACATATAACTTTAATTTATCCGTTCAGACCTTTTGAAGAATTTGAGAAAGTTTACGCTGAATTTGAAGCTGTATGTAAAGAAATGCAAAGTTTTGAGATTGAGCTCGCGGAGTTTAGATTTTTTAGGCACTATGGTGAAAATTACACCTTGTGGCTTGCGCCTGAACCAAAAGATAAAATTGTAAAGTTACAGGAGAAATTGCAAAACATAGTTCCTGACTGTGATGATGTGCGAAAATTTGAAAATGGCTTTACACCTCACTTAAGCGTTGGGCAAGTTAAAGGAAGAGAGAACCTTGAAAAATTAATAAAAGAACTACAAACTGCGTGGGGAGAGCTGAAGTTTAAGGTTAATTCAATTTTCTTTATTTGGCGCAATGACCCGCCAGATGATGTTTTCAGAGTTTGGAGAGAAGTTAAATTTGGAAATTAAAATCAAGCGAAAGCCCCGACGACATAAAAAATCGGGGCTTCTTGATATTTAAAGCATCTACGAAAGTTCTTTTTTCAATATTCCAAGTTCAATTGAGATTGAGCCGGGACCGAAAACAAGAATTGCGAGCGCACAGGCAAAAAGCGCAAGGTCAAGTTCAGCACCTGTGCCTGGTTTATCCATCGGAGCAATAAGTCCAACTTTAACCTTTACGAGTAAAGTAGCAACGATCATATTAATTGCAATTAAAAGCGCAGCCCATCTTGAGAAAATTCCAAGTATCAAAACGATACCACCGACGAATTCAACCAAGGCAACGATGATAGCAAAAACCTCTGGCAAAGGAACACCGAGCCCTGACAAAAACTTAGCAAAACCCGGAATCCCAAAAACAAACAATTTCGGATAACCATGCGCTATAAAGATAACCCCAAGAATTACTCTTATAATTAACAAAGATATATCCGCCACAACTTTGTTTGAAAGTTTCGTTAACATAGAATTTCCCTCCTTTTATTTTTGTTTTTATATATCAATTGGCCTCTTTTTAACAAGCCGTCCAGTTTGATAATCCTCAATCGCCTGATAAATCTCTGCTTCCGTATTCATCACAAATGGACCCCAGCGAGCAACTGGTTCATTCAACGGCGTCGCACAACCAAGTAAAACAAACGAATTTTCAACTGCTTTAAATTTAATCGCATTACCCGAATTTAACACGGCAAGCTGATGCTGTCTTAACTCCACTCCACTTGGAAACTTTATTTTGCCAACAGAAACAAGACAAAATGAGTTCATATCCTCTTGAACCTCAAATTCAAAATCATTACCCTCATTCAATCTGATATCAAGATATAGAACAGGATAATTAGCCCAGCTTTTTTGAACTTCACCTTCAAACATTCCCGAAAGGAGATTAATCCTAACATCACCATCTCTTAGCTCAGCTGCTTTAAAATTATGATAAAACGGATCGCTCATTTTTTCTCTCGCAGGCAAATTAAGCCAGAGCTGATAACCCCATAACAATCCCTCTTTCATCAAAGGCATTTCAGA
Encoded here:
- a CDS encoding Mut7-C RNAse domain-containing protein, whose product is MKFVADVMLGKLARWLRLIGYDTIYDPNLSAKELVKIANEEGRIFITRSRRIAEELGAKNFYIVKSERFKEQLTEIVRELNLDTETNLFSRCSICNTEIVEVEKSSVMNLIPEETAKSFDEFYQCPKCGKIYWDGSHTTRILKLLKEIKNE
- a CDS encoding 2'-5' RNA ligase family protein, which codes for MRKTHKTAIVIIPPEDVWTPIQKIRKQYDRQFRRWMPHITLIYPFRPFEEFEKVYAEFEAVCKEMQSFEIELAEFRFFRHYGENYTLWLAPEPKDKIVKLQEKLQNIVPDCDDVRKFENGFTPHLSVGQVKGRENLEKLIKELQTAWGELKFKVNSIFFIWRNDPPDDVFRVWREVKFGN
- a CDS encoding DoxX family protein, which encodes MLTKLSNKVVADISLLIIRVILGVIFIAHGYPKLFVFGIPGFAKFLSGLGVPLPEVFAIIVALVEFVGGIVLILGIFSRWAALLIAINMIVATLLVKVKVGLIAPMDKPGTGAELDLALFACALAILVFGPGSISIELGILKKELS
- a CDS encoding pirin family protein: MKTIKYREVSKIIPSIEVVDGAGVRLRRYIGSAYLNYLDPFLLLDEFKSEDPNDYIAGFPPHPHRGFQTLTYMVHGDFEHRDSTGSVGRLSSGGLQWMNAGSGVIHSEMPLMKEGLLWGYQLWLNLPAREKMSDPFYHNFKAAELRDGDVRINLLSGMFEGEVQKSWANYPVLYLDIRLNEGNDFEFEVQEDMNSFCLVSVGKIKFPSGVELRQHQLAVLNSGNAIKFKAVENSFVLLGCATPLNEPVARWGPFVMNTEAEIYQAIEDYQTGRLVKKRPIDI